The following coding sequences are from one Danaus plexippus chromosome 13 unlocalized genomic scaffold, MEX_DaPlex mxdp_15, whole genome shotgun sequence window:
- the LOC116770242 gene encoding 5-hydroxytryptamine receptor produces the protein MNASHTLGFNDSRDDVTYPPTEWFEGNCSWVDAVSWGCNGTNTTSNNATSSDVTSLVLMAVTSVVLALIILATIVGNVFVIAAIIIERNLQNVANYLVASLAVADLMVACLVMPLGAVYEVSQGWILGPELCDMWTSSDVLCSSASILHLVAIATDRYWAVTDVDYIHIRNEKRIFTMIFLVWGAALVVSLAPQLGWKDPDYLARITQQQKCLVSQDLAYQIFATCSTFYVPLAVILILYWKIFQTARRRIRRRRDLPPPRPTSADGAPPSGRPIQSARDRRFVKKRFLNLKKCNQRTRAETIAAALLLTEGQSTSTVDTLDEEPRTTAFTINEKGVAPPSVSPEKSSSTATNGSKQERTIVPALSHREKKESLEAKRERKAAKTLAIITGAFVFCWLPFFIMALVMPICQSCVISDYLASFFLWLGYFNSTLNPVIYTIFSPDFRQAFARILFGTHRRGRNKKF, from the exons ATGAATGCGTCGCACACACTCGGGTTCAATGACTCCAGGG ATGACGTCACATACCCTCCCACCGAGTGGTTTGAGGGCAACTGCTCGTGGGTGGATGCGGTGTCCTGGGGCTGTAACGGCACTAACACCACGAGTAATAACGCGACCTCCTCCGACGTTACGTCGCTCGTCCTCATGGCGGTCACATCCGTCGTCCTCGCTCTCATCATCCTGGCTACGATCGTTG GCAACGTATTCGTGATAGCAGCTATCATCATAGAAAGAAACCTACAAAACGTTGCCAACTACCTGGTGGCGTCATTGGCTGTGGCTGATCTGATGGTGGCCTGCCTTGTCATGCCTTTGGGTGCCGTGTATGAG GTTAGTCAAGGCTGGATCCTTGGTCCAGAACTATGTGATATGTGGACCTCCAGTGATGTACTGTGCAGCTCCGCATCTATTCTTCATCTAGTCGCTATAGCTACTGATAG atattggGCTGTTACTGACGTAgactacatacatatacgaAACGAGAAGAGAATTTTTACAATGATCTTCCTAGTTTGGGGCGCCGCCTTAGTCGTTTCTCTAGCTCCACAATTAGGATGGAAAGATCCTGATTATCTTGCGAGAATTACACAACAACAGAAGTGCCTCGTCAGCCAGGATCTCGCGTACCAGATATTTGCAACATGTTCTACCTTCTACGTCCCACTTGCCGTCATTTTGATCCtttattggaaaatatttcaaacagcAAGAAGACGAATACGTCGAAGACGAGATCTTCCTCCACCACGTCCAACGTCTGCTGATGGTGCTCCACCTTCGGGCAGACCAATTCAGTCAGCAAGAGATAGAAGATTTGTTAAGAAGCGTTtccttaatttaaagaaatgtaacCAACGAACTAGAGCAGAAACTATAGCTGCTGCTCTATTATTGACAGAAGGACAAAGCACATCAACGGTGGATACATTAGATGAAGAACCTCGCACAACAGCGTTCACTATCAATGAAAAGGGTGTAGCACCTCCTTCTGTATCACCAGAAAAATCTTCTTCGACCGCTACAAATGGGTCAAAACAGGAACGGACTATTGTTCCTGCCCTTTCTCATAGAGAGAAAAAAGAATCTCTCGAAGCAAAACGCGAAAGAAAAGCAGCTAAAACACTTGCAATTATAACAGGGGCATTTGTTTTCTGCTGGCtgccattttttataatggctTTAGTAATGCCGATTTGCCAATCATGTGTGATCAGCGACTATCTCGCAAGTTTTTTCCTTTGGCTCGGCTATTTTAACTCCACTCTCAATCCTGTTATCTATACTATATTTAGTCCAGACTTTCGCCAGGCATTTGCCCGTATCCTTTTCGGTACTCACCGGCGAggtcgtaataaaaaattctaa